One window of the Trifolium pratense cultivar HEN17-A07 linkage group LG2, ARS_RC_1.1, whole genome shotgun sequence genome contains the following:
- the LOC123908895 gene encoding uncharacterized protein LOC123908895, giving the protein MCDAATLCRFFTPFKILFNSLTILSTNKLIFTSIFLLTTLPLSTLLIYQSIFTQQLTIQIRHLEALAHFASTQFEARHVWHESRDDAIFLIRIKALFSFPAYFISLIATLSAVHSSLSATSHGITPTVNSTINSFKPNIMRLFVTSIFVYAILFAFSSLPLFLTALTGSHIVVLVIGSGIEVYLMAVLSVGLVVSVAEERFGWDAIKTGSGLMEGNRFCGLVLSGLFVWVSSLIRSRMIGKLMDGEDSSMSFEDKLVIIVCYGFVILWSYVIMSVYYYECRKRHPIKEPHLQLDDDDQENQLSVL; this is encoded by the coding sequence ATGTGCGATGCAGCCACTCTCTGCCGCTTTTTCACCCCATTCAAAATCCTATTCAACTCACTCACCATTCTCTCTACCAACAAACTCATTTTCACATCAATCTTCCTTCTCACAACTCTCCCTCTCTCCACTCTCTTAATCTATCAATCCATCTTCACCCAACAACTCACCATCCAAATTCGCCACCTTGAAGCCCTCGCTCACTTCGCTTCAACACAATTCGAAGCTCGTCACGTTTGGCATGAATCTCGTGACGACGCTATTTTCCTTATTCGTATTAAAGCCCTTTTCTCTTTCCCCGCTTATTTCATCTCCCTAATCGCCACTCTCTCCGCCGTTCATTCTTCCCTCTCAGCCACCTCCCATGGCATCACCCCCACCGTTAATTCCACTATCAACTCCTTTAAACCTAACATCATGCGGTTATTCGTAACCTCCATCTTCGTCTACGCTATTCTCTTCGCTTTTTCATCTTTGCCTCTCTTCTTAACCGCACTCACCGGATCGCATATCGTCGTTCTTGTAATCGGATCGGGTATCGAGGTTTACTTGATGGCGGTTTTGAGCGTTGGACTGGTGGTTTCCGTCGCTGAAGAGAGATTCGGGTGGGATGCGATTAAAACCGGATCCGGTTTGATGGAGGGAAACCGGTTTTGCGGGTTGGTTCTTTCGGGTTTATTTGTTTGGGTTTCGAGTTTGATCAGATCGAGGATGATTGGGAAATTGATGGACGGTGAGGATTCGTCGATGAGTTTTGAAGATAAATTGGTTATTATAGTTTGTTATGGATTTGTGATTCTATGGAGTTATGTGATAATGAGTGTTTATTACTATGAGTGTAGAAAACGGCATCCAATTAAGGAACCTCATCTCCAAttagatgatgatgatcaaGAAAATCAACTCTCTGTACTATAG
- the LOC123910300 gene encoding RING-H2 finger protein ATL13: MGRTSFVPFQGDNTFMPPLAQPPNSFHFDSNLIPPFSPIIVSSLRSDDFGFNDSGTLKVSPSIILIIIILAIVFFISGLLHLLVRFLYRPESRNPDELDDVTVLQGQLQQLFHLHDSGVDQSFIDTLPVFLYKTIIGLKVNPFDCAVCLCEFELEDKLRLLPKCSHAFHMECIDTWLLSHSTCPLCRANLLHDFNTSNNRSPLVLVLESGSDSSREIDQEREAEIATASVVGRTGSVMSTNSYLGTVHGDGEFGNDSALVENIPDPNAEVGCDGVQKVVTVKLGKYRNVDGGGEGSSSNNVDDRRCFSMGSFAYILDETSSLQVPIRTPMKQQLNKKKKKKNVLPLIPGHKQAMSECDCESRRDFKFTSFDSVRTEDAVVKGNTSEPAAIDNRSRKESFSISKIWLRGKKDKRNGDVADSSRRAFSFRFPLQSNVGEDLKGKNGRFHTRSTVSEMDFGKWENGVASEFSGYDEENQSCYSMDSSQPRAPSFARRTLLWLTGRQNKVVHSSSASTTL, encoded by the coding sequence ATGGGAAGAACAAGTTTTGTGCCATTTCAAGGTGACAACACCTTTATGCCACCATTAGCACAACCACcaaattcttttcattttgattCCAACCTAATTCCACCATTTTCACCCATCATAGTTTCTAGTCTTCGATCTGATGATTTTGGTTTTAACGATAGTGGTACCTTAAAGGTTAGTCCAAGTATTATTCTAATCATTATCATTTTAGctattgttttcttcatttctgGTTTGCTTCATCTCTTGGTTAGATTTCTATATAGACCTGAGAGTAGAAACCCTGATGAATTGGATGATGTTACTGTTCTTCAAGGTCAATTGCAACAGCTTTTTCATCTTCATGATTCTGGTGTTGACCAATCTTTCATTGATACACTTCCTGTGTTTCTTTACAAAACtattattggattgaaagttaaCCCTTTTGATTGTGCTGTTTGTTTATGTGAATTTGAACTTGAAGATAAGCTTAGATTGTTGCCAAAATGTAGTCATGCTTTTCATATGGAGTGTATTGATACATGGCTTTTGTCTCACTCTACTTGTCCTCTTTGTAGAGCTAATTTGCTTCATGATTTCAACACTAGTAATAATCGTTCACCTTTAGTTCTTGTTCTTGAATCTGGTAGTGATAGTTCAAGGGAAATTGATCAAGAAAGAGAGGCTGAAATTGCTACAGCTAGTGTTGTTGGTAGGACTGGTTCTGTTATGTCAACAAATTCTTATCTTGGTACAGTTCACGGAGATGGTGAATTCGGAAATGATTCGGCTTTGGTTGAAAACATTCCTGATCCAAATGCTGAAGTTGGTTGTGATGGTGTGCAGAAAGTGGTTACTGTTAAGCTTGGAAAGTATAGGAATGTTGATGGTGGAGGGGAAGGAAGTAGCAGCAACAATGTGGATGATAGGAGGTGTTTTTCAATGGGatcatttgcttatattttggatgAAACTTCATCATTGCAGGTACCAATTAGAACTCCAATGAAACAACAAttgaataagaagaagaagaagaagaatgttTTGCCTTTGATTCCAGGACATAAACAAGCAATGTCAGAATGTGACTGTGAATCTAGAAGAGATTTCAAATTTACAAGCTTTGATTCGGTTAGAACTGAGGATGCTGTTGTTAAAGGTAATACTAGTGAGCCTGCTGCTATTGATAATAGGAGTAGAAAAGAGAGTTTCTCTATATCAAAGATTTGGCTTAGAGGGAAAAAAGATAAGAGAAATGGTGATGTAGCTGATTCATCTAGAAGGGCTTTTTCATTTAGGTTTCCATTACAAAGTAATGTCGGTGAAGATTTGAAGGGTAAGAATGGTAGGTTTCATACAAGGAGTACTGTTTCTGAGATGGATTTTGGGAAATGGGAAAATGGAGTAGCAAGTGAATTTAGTGGTTATGATGAAGAAAATCAAAGCTGTTATAGTATGGATTCTTCTCAACCTAGAGCACCTTCTTTTGCTAGAAGAACTTTGCTTTGGCTCACTGGAAGACAGAATAAGGTTGTTCATTCATCATCTGCTTCTACCACCCTTtag
- the LOC123904653 gene encoding F-box/kelch-repeat protein At3g06240-like yields MASTSRNEKKVSGANNYIPESIVFPILSKLPVKSLKRFSCVSKSWTHLFENPVFINMFRKNLVSKSHSLYNDDDDDVYFVLHQYVHSFRWDFYVLCGDKFEYKLKMDLPSSFHIRVIRILGSAMNGVFCIYDCDNHTMAALWNPATEEVKVIPPGSAEFQGQFTTEIVLHGFGYDHVTDDYKLIQHVSYITFNESSDDIHGLFWEIYSLKSNSWKKFNFDIPVRDWITGSDVYLNGECHWWGKVNNESYLVSFNLCKEAFLITPSPIENVQDGDVDLVVLYGHVAMISNRNKTSFQISILGEFGVKESWIKLFDVEPLFGIEQPIGTVMKGKIFFRKKDGELAYIDLITGLIQEIGIEGGKSWCQMVIYKKNLRRFGAINM; encoded by the coding sequence ATGGCTTCAACTTCAAGAAATGAGAAGAAGGTTAGTGGTGCTAACAACTATATACCAGAAAGTATTGTTTTCCCTATTCTGTCTAAACTTCCTGTTAAATCTCTTAAGAGGTTTTCTTGTGTAAGCAAATCTTGGACTCATCTATTTGAAAATCCTGTTTTCATCAACATGTTCCGCAAGAATCTTGTTTCCAAATCCCATTCACTTTACAACGATGATGATGACGATGTTTATTTCGTTCTACACCAGTATGTGCATAGTTTTCGTTGGGATTTTTATGTTCTTTGTGGTGACAAATTTGAGTATAAACTCAAAATGGATTTGCCATCTTCATTTCATATTCGAGTTATTCGTATTTTAGGCTCTGCTATGAATGGCGTTTTTTGCATCTACGACTGTGATAATCATACGATGGCTGCATTATGGAACCCTGCTACTGAGGAGGTTAAGGTCATTCCTCCTGGTTCTGCCGAGTTTCAAGGTCAGTTTACTACTGAAATTGTACTTCATGGATTTGGCTATGACCATGTTACCGATGACTATAAACTCATTCAACATGTGAGTTATATTACATTTAATGAAAGTTCGGATGATATACATGGCCTCTTTTGGGAGATATATAGTCTGAAGAGTAATTCTTGGAAGAAATTCAATTTCGATATACCAGTTCGTGATTGGATTACCGGTTCTGATGTGTACTTAAATGGAGAGTGTCATTGGTGGGGGAAAGTAAACAATGAATCGTATTTGGTGTCATTTAATTTGTGCAAAGAGGCGTTCTTAATTACACCTTCCCCCATAGAAAATGTGCAGGATGGTgatgttgatctagttgtgtTATATGGGCATGTTGCTATGATATCTAATCGTAATAAGACTTCTTTCCAAATATCaattttgggtgaatttggtGTCAAGGAATCATGGATTAAACTCTTCGATGTTGAACCATTGTTTGGCATCGAGCAACCAATCGGAACAGTGATGAAAGGAAAGATATTCTTCCGAAAAAAAGATGGTGAACTAGCTTATATTGATTTAATTACCGGGTTGATTCAGGAGATTGGTATTGAAGGAGGAAAGTCTTGGTGTCAGATGGTAATTTACAAGAAAAACCTTCGTCGGTTTGGAGCGATAAACATGTAA
- the LOC123908896 gene encoding RING-H2 finger protein ATL56-like, whose amino-acid sequence MPPLHHHHADPEPKPNPNLLSLFLKPIIMLLLTSLFFLFLGFAAFLLLNLFLLAGALHRLRFRPTPTRRLQSPSDAFLPHEINNLPNFRVKGSVPVPGPDSRCAVCLDGFRNGQWCRNLAACGHVFHRRCIDTWLLKVATCPTCRTPVRSKPEPPQCSVLEDDEGSSQIWNCSNNNSNGFTVL is encoded by the coding sequence ATGCCTCCTCTTCATCACCATCATGCCGATCCAGAACCTAAACCAAACCCTAATCTCCTTTCCCTCTTCCTCAAACCAATCATCATGCTCCTTCTCACATCcctcttcttcctcttcctcgGTTTCGCCGCTTTTCTTCTCCTTAATCTCTTCCTCCTCGCCGGCGCACTTCACCGTCTCCGTTTCCGTCCTACTCCAACTCGCCGTCTTCAATCTCCTTCCGACGCTTTTCTCCCTCACGAAATCAACAACCTACCTAATTTCCGTGTCAAAGGATCCGTACCCGTACCCGGACCCGATTCACGATGTGCTGTTTGTTTGGATGGTTTTCGTAATGGTCAATGGTGTCGAAATCTCGCTGCGTGTGGTCATGTTTTTCATCGTAGATGTATTGACACGTGGCTTCTTAAAGTTGCCACGTGTCCTACTTGTCGTACACCGGTTCGATCTAAACCCGAACCACCTCAATGTTCGGTTTTAGAAGATGATGAAGGTTCTTCGCAAATTTGGAATTGCTCTAATAATAATTCCAATGGTTTCACCGTTTTATAg
- the LOC123911022 gene encoding uncharacterized protein LOC123911022 gives MASTIIPLTNPQFASFHVNNSFPSTISKWGWRREQDASMVSNRNQSQAFRVLANPNVSSGKDGSKKDVIMVDPVEAKRLAAKQMEIIKAKEKLKKRRQIEAINGAWAMIGLTAGLVIEGQTGKSILTQLQYYFGAIIHFFMQ, from the exons ATGGCTTCAACCATTATTCCTCTAACCAACCCTCAATTCGCTTCCTTTCATGTTAACAATTCTTTTCCATCCACCATCTCCAA GTGGGGATGGAGAAGAGAGCAAGATGCAAGTATGGTTTCCAATAGAAACCAGAGTCAAGCATTTCGAGTCCTTGCTAATCCCAAT GTATCTTCAGGAAAGGATGGTTCAAAAAAGGATGTAATCATGGTTGATCCTGTGGAAGCCAAGCGATTGGCTGCCAAACAAATGGAAATAattaaagcaaaagaaaaactcAAG AAAAGACGCCAAATTGAGGCAATTAATGGAGCTTGGGCAATGATTGGTCTCACGGCTGGCCTAGTTATTGAAGGTCAAACTGGAAAAAGCATTTTGACTCAG CTGCAATACTACTTTGGAGCAATTATTCACTTTTTTATGCAGTAG